One Gimesia aquarii DNA segment encodes these proteins:
- a CDS encoding acyltransferase family protein, whose translation MDLLSLDHPRLKQNNFDLLRLLLAMTVCLVHAYELSGFEQLRGLAGMLSAQVAVQAFFVVSGFLIVMSYERSSSLTSYAGKRVRRIYPAYGAVILLCAISFVVVSRQPIQDYFSLVWLKYVVANLMFLNFWQPNLPGVFETNKLAAVNGALWTLKIEVMFYLAVPLFVYCFRKFPRLPLLILIYCLSVAYAELMTFAAVQTGVNFYERLGRQLPGQLSYFMAGAFLFYYLPFFERHVRYFVIAAVAVSLIHFQFALPLLQPFALAILVLFFGLFLYAGNFGKYGDFSYGVYILHFPVIQLLLNSGWFTGRPWYFLFSAASTTLIGSIFMWNVVEKRFLLRNSHYVGAVEPTEAKVPVKEPARL comes from the coding sequence ATGGATTTACTGTCTCTCGATCACCCTCGCTTGAAACAGAATAACTTCGATCTGTTACGATTGTTGTTGGCGATGACTGTCTGCCTGGTACACGCTTATGAGCTTTCGGGTTTTGAGCAACTACGAGGGCTGGCAGGGATGTTGTCGGCACAAGTCGCAGTTCAGGCGTTTTTTGTGGTGAGTGGCTTTTTGATCGTGATGAGCTACGAACGATCTTCTTCTCTGACTTCTTATGCCGGTAAACGCGTGCGGCGGATTTATCCCGCATATGGCGCGGTTATCTTGTTGTGTGCGATCAGTTTTGTTGTAGTGAGCCGGCAGCCCATTCAAGACTATTTTTCTCTGGTATGGCTCAAGTACGTGGTTGCGAACCTCATGTTTCTGAATTTCTGGCAGCCGAACTTGCCTGGGGTGTTTGAAACGAACAAGTTGGCAGCCGTCAATGGAGCACTGTGGACGCTCAAAATTGAGGTCATGTTTTATCTGGCTGTGCCACTGTTCGTGTATTGCTTTCGCAAATTTCCCCGACTTCCTCTACTCATTTTGATTTACTGTCTCTCGGTGGCGTACGCAGAACTAATGACTTTCGCAGCAGTTCAGACTGGGGTCAACTTTTACGAACGGCTGGGACGTCAATTGCCGGGGCAACTCTCGTATTTCATGGCGGGGGCGTTTTTGTTTTATTACCTACCCTTTTTTGAACGCCATGTGAGATACTTTGTAATTGCGGCGGTCGCGGTGTCTCTAATCCACTTTCAATTTGCCCTGCCCCTCCTGCAACCTTTTGCACTGGCGATATTAGTTCTCTTTTTCGGTCTGTTTCTGTACGCAGGGAACTTTGGCAAGTATGGAGATTTTTCCTACGGCGTGTATATCTTGCATTTCCCGGTGATTCAGCTTTTGTTGAATTCGGGTTGGTTTACAGGGCGCCCCTGGTATTTCCTCTTTTCCGCTGCCAGCACCACATTGATTGGGTCGATATTCATGTGGAACGTGGTAGAAAAACGGTTTCTACTGCGGAACAGCCATTATGTGGGAGCCGTTGAACCAACCGAAGCAAAAGTTCCCGTTAAGGAACCAGCCAGACTGTGA
- a CDS encoding 5'-nucleotidase, lipoprotein e(P4) family, whose product MQKSVLLLLLFGLQTLSAYVEESTASSPKTYQGLDATLWMQTSVEHDVACVQAYRLATMQAINALRDPCWTAAVEQTAGYAQLPPAVILDLDETVLNNAAFMARLVKRDKDWDEELWSQWVREKKSKAIPGVKEFLNHLIQNNVAIFFITNRDYRLETPTVENLSRVLGMKINQSQVLCQNEKPDWTWNKTSRRAFVARHYRILLLLGDDFNDFTYQGKIPPPERITQGERFKSYWGRRWILLPNPVYGDWEKAFYHYDGAMPAAKKLHLKFEALDSNNN is encoded by the coding sequence ATGCAGAAATCGGTTTTACTTTTATTATTGTTCGGTTTGCAGACGTTAAGTGCCTATGTAGAAGAGTCAACGGCTTCCTCACCCAAAACTTATCAGGGACTCGACGCGACACTCTGGATGCAAACCTCTGTGGAACATGATGTCGCCTGTGTTCAGGCTTATCGACTCGCAACCATGCAAGCAATCAACGCTCTGAGAGATCCCTGCTGGACGGCGGCGGTGGAGCAAACAGCAGGGTACGCACAGCTTCCTCCTGCAGTGATTCTCGACCTTGATGAAACGGTACTCAACAACGCGGCTTTTATGGCACGGCTCGTCAAACGAGACAAAGACTGGGATGAAGAACTATGGAGCCAATGGGTCAGAGAAAAAAAGTCAAAAGCGATTCCTGGGGTTAAAGAGTTCCTCAATCATCTGATTCAAAACAACGTAGCGATTTTCTTCATTACGAATCGCGACTATCGATTGGAAACTCCGACCGTGGAAAACCTGTCCCGCGTGCTTGGCATGAAGATCAATCAATCGCAGGTACTCTGTCAGAACGAAAAACCAGATTGGACCTGGAATAAAACCTCACGCCGCGCCTTTGTCGCCCGTCATTATAGAATCCTGCTGCTGCTGGGCGATGACTTCAACGACTTCACCTACCAGGGAAAAATTCCGCCGCCAGAACGCATCACACAGGGTGAACGCTTTAAAAGTTATTGGGGCAGAAGATGGATCCTCCTGCCGAACCCGGTCTACGGCGACTGGGAAAAAGCCTTCTATCATTACGACGGTGCGATGCCCGCTGCAAAAAAGCTCCACTTGAAATTTGAAGCACTCGATTCCAACAACAATTAA
- a CDS encoding DUF4198 domain-containing protein, translated as MKTKTRSFNTVCVLFFLISFSGCLGDGADPLPDLYEVTGVITLDGQPLGNAKVVFEPEEVREKARRRASSATTKADGSFRLYYNPKAAGATSGKHQVTIFKLPDDNEEPGDEQSIPAKYNEKTELTADVTEGDNTINFDLKSN; from the coding sequence ATGAAAACAAAAACACGTTCATTCAACACAGTGTGTGTCCTATTCTTTTTAATCAGCTTCTCTGGCTGCCTGGGAGATGGAGCTGACCCATTACCCGACCTTTATGAAGTCACAGGCGTCATCACTCTGGATGGACAACCATTGGGTAATGCCAAAGTCGTTTTTGAGCCGGAAGAAGTCAGAGAAAAAGCACGCAGACGTGCCTCCAGCGCAACGACGAAAGCAGATGGTTCTTTTAGATTATATTACAATCCCAAAGCCGCTGGCGCCACCAGTGGAAAGCATCAAGTGACCATCTTCAAGCTGCCGGATGATAATGAGGAACCGGGTGATGAGCAGTCGATCCCTGCGAAATACAACGAGAAAACAGAACTCACTGCTGATGTAACTGAGGGAGACAACACGATCAATTTTGACCTGAAATCGAACTAA
- a CDS encoding DUF1559 domain-containing protein, which translates to MRLQHSRKYGFTLIELLVVIAIIAILIALLLPAVQQAREAARRSTCKNNLKQLGLALHNYHETHRVFPPATINAGFRDCDDVHGSGEILNHTCYQMLLPFLDQANLYNLFDWSLPSGQGTYSTCPSTAPTSDQYSVVTSPVPVFLCPSDPGSPKRDTTHPVYYARFGWRTSYAVAHYATGGFGGSWGANSDIRKGTLGPNGAARIRDIIDGSSNTMVLCESQLIKARVDYGPFWNVATHTFFNRPGVVGYTFNFDHTNGKQNAWGAGSFHVGGAHILLADGSVRFISENVDRAGVVAALISIRGGEILPEF; encoded by the coding sequence ATGCGTTTACAACATTCACGAAAGTACGGGTTCACACTCATTGAACTCTTAGTCGTCATCGCCATCATTGCGATTTTAATTGCTTTGCTTTTGCCCGCTGTGCAACAGGCGCGCGAAGCAGCTCGCCGCAGTACCTGTAAAAATAATTTGAAACAGTTGGGGCTGGCGTTGCACAACTACCACGAGACTCATCGTGTTTTCCCACCGGCAACGATCAATGCGGGCTTTCGAGATTGTGATGATGTGCATGGCTCTGGTGAGATTTTGAATCACACCTGCTATCAAATGCTCTTGCCGTTTCTCGACCAGGCGAATCTATATAACCTCTTTGACTGGAGCCTTCCGAGTGGGCAGGGTACGTACTCTACTTGCCCTAGTACCGCCCCCACGTCGGATCAATATTCAGTGGTGACTTCACCGGTGCCTGTTTTTCTCTGTCCCTCGGATCCAGGGAGCCCCAAAAGAGATACTACACACCCAGTCTACTATGCCAGATTTGGCTGGCGAACCAGTTATGCCGTTGCCCATTATGCAACAGGCGGTTTTGGTGGTAGTTGGGGAGCCAACTCAGATATACGCAAAGGAACCTTAGGACCTAATGGGGCAGCTCGGATTCGGGATATTATTGATGGCTCAAGTAATACAATGGTGCTGTGTGAATCACAGTTGATTAAAGCCAGGGTTGATTATGGACCGTTCTGGAATGTGGCGACCCATACATTTTTTAATCGACCCGGAGTTGTCGGCTACACGTTTAACTTTGATCATACTAATGGAAAGCAAAATGCCTGGGGCGCGGGTAGTTTTCACGTTGGTGGCGCACATATTCTTTTGGCAGATGGATCTGTGCGGTTCATCAGCGAAAATGTCGATCGGGCTGGTGTTGTTGCAGCATTGATTTCCATCAGAGGCGGAGAAATTTTACCGGAATTTTAA
- a CDS encoding DUF1559 domain-containing protein: MRTKRLRKNGFTLIELLVVIAIIAILIALLLPAVQQAREAARRSTCKNNLKQIGLALHNYHDTHRVFPPATINGGLNGCTAVQGSSPLLNHTCYQMLLPFMDQANLYNQFNWSIPSGRASHGSGCSTAAPTTDQYSIVTSPVPIFVCPSDPGTQSHSTTSADYYIAPGWRTSYGVVNYTTGGGGGSWAANADTRKGTLGPNGAAKFRDITDGTSNTMVLCETKLRKTSTSYGPYWNAVTHTFFILPGVSPYNINNNYDGNGNQYAWGSGSHHVGGAHILLNDGAVRFLSENVDRVGVVQALVSISGGEVLPEF, encoded by the coding sequence ATGCGCACTAAAAGACTAAGAAAAAATGGTTTTACACTGATTGAATTGTTAGTAGTGATTGCGATCATCGCTATCTTGATCGCTCTACTTTTACCGGCAGTTCAACAAGCGCGAGAAGCGGCTCGCCGCAGTACCTGCAAGAATAACCTGAAGCAAATCGGTTTGGCGTTGCATAACTATCACGACACCCATCGTGTCTTCCCACCAGCCACAATTAATGGAGGTCTTAATGGTTGCACTGCTGTGCAAGGTTCGAGCCCTCTTCTGAATCATACTTGCTATCAAATGCTCCTACCCTTTATGGATCAGGCAAACCTTTACAACCAATTTAACTGGAGCATCCCCAGTGGACGTGCATCGCACGGTAGTGGCTGTTCAACCGCCGCTCCTACAACAGATCAGTATTCAATCGTAACTTCACCAGTACCTATTTTTGTCTGTCCCTCAGATCCGGGAACACAATCACATTCAACCACATCAGCTGACTACTATATTGCTCCTGGCTGGAGAACCAGTTATGGAGTCGTAAATTACACAACGGGCGGAGGCGGTGGTAGTTGGGCCGCTAACGCGGACACACGTAAAGGGACATTGGGCCCCAATGGTGCAGCTAAGTTCCGTGACATTACTGATGGTACTAGTAATACGATGGTTTTGTGTGAGACAAAATTGAGAAAAACGTCAACGAGTTACGGTCCTTATTGGAATGCAGTGACACACACGTTTTTTATCTTGCCTGGTGTTTCACCATATAACATTAATAATAATTACGATGGTAATGGAAACCAATATGCCTGGGGCTCAGGTAGCCACCACGTTGGTGGAGCTCATATTCTACTGAACGATGGTGCCGTTCGCTTCCTCAGCGAAAATGTGGACCGCGTTGGAGTTGTTCAAGCATTGGTATCAATCAGTGGTGGTGAAGTTCTTCCGGAATTTTAA
- a CDS encoding phytoene desaturase family protein, whose translation MYDCVIVGAGHNGLVCAHQLAQKGWKVLILERRDLVGGACVTEELWPGFKVSTASYLVSLLLPEIEQEMQLARYGYRVLPRNPSSFTPRADGKSLLLGPDLKQNQEQIAQFSQRDAEQYPRYEAMLQKIAECLEPALMQTPPDLLPLPASWRSVGFSKKLRDTKTAYHLHQSLKQLGETIPEAIELLTGAALPILNRWFESDILKATLATDAIIGTFQPPSAPGTAYVLLHHVMGSAGGARGVWGYVEGGMGALSQAMAASAQDAGVEIRTGVTVEEVLIANQNTTGVRLSSGETIQTRCVASNADAHVTFEKLIPAGTLPESFQCAVSRIDYSSASMKINLAVSELPDFTCMPGNQEPGPQHRGTIHIGATCEEIERAYDDAKYGHPSQKPIIEMTIPTSVDTTLAPPGNHILSLFVQYAPYKLANGNWDELKEDFADRCIERIAEFAPNLPSSILHRQVISPLDLERTFGLTGGNIFQGAMPAHQLYNLRPVPGWSDYRTPIRGLYLCGSAAHPGGGVMGACGRNAAREMLREVKF comes from the coding sequence ATGTACGATTGTGTGATCGTAGGGGCAGGGCATAATGGACTCGTCTGTGCGCATCAATTGGCGCAAAAGGGCTGGAAGGTCCTCATTCTTGAACGTCGCGATCTGGTCGGCGGCGCGTGTGTCACTGAAGAACTCTGGCCCGGCTTCAAGGTTTCAACGGCTTCCTATCTGGTCAGCCTGCTGCTGCCGGAGATTGAACAGGAAATGCAACTCGCCCGTTATGGTTATCGCGTGTTGCCGCGGAATCCCTCTTCGTTCACACCACGTGCCGACGGAAAATCGCTGCTGCTGGGACCGGACCTCAAGCAGAACCAGGAACAGATCGCGCAATTCAGCCAGCGCGACGCAGAACAGTATCCCCGTTATGAAGCAATGCTTCAAAAAATTGCAGAATGCCTGGAACCGGCGTTAATGCAGACGCCCCCCGATCTGCTGCCACTGCCAGCCAGTTGGCGTTCGGTCGGTTTCAGTAAGAAACTTCGCGATACAAAAACCGCATACCATTTGCATCAATCATTAAAACAACTGGGCGAGACCATTCCGGAAGCGATTGAACTCCTCACTGGCGCAGCGCTGCCCATTCTCAATCGCTGGTTTGAATCCGATATTCTCAAAGCAACTTTGGCGACCGATGCGATCATCGGCACCTTTCAACCACCGTCTGCACCGGGAACCGCGTATGTGTTACTCCATCACGTCATGGGTTCGGCGGGTGGAGCGCGGGGCGTCTGGGGTTATGTCGAAGGGGGCATGGGCGCCTTGAGTCAGGCGATGGCAGCATCGGCACAAGATGCGGGTGTCGAAATCCGAACCGGTGTAACGGTCGAGGAAGTTTTAATCGCGAATCAGAATACGACAGGCGTCAGACTTTCGAGTGGGGAGACCATCCAAACACGCTGTGTCGCTTCCAATGCGGATGCACATGTGACGTTTGAAAAATTGATCCCGGCCGGAACGCTGCCGGAGTCGTTTCAATGTGCAGTCAGCCGCATTGACTATAGCAGTGCCAGTATGAAGATCAACCTCGCAGTGAGTGAGCTCCCCGATTTTACTTGCATGCCCGGAAATCAGGAACCGGGTCCACAACATCGCGGCACCATTCACATCGGTGCGACTTGCGAAGAAATTGAACGGGCTTATGACGATGCCAAATATGGTCACCCCTCACAAAAACCGATCATCGAAATGACCATCCCTACTTCTGTCGACACCACGTTAGCACCTCCGGGAAATCATATCTTGTCACTGTTTGTGCAATACGCGCCCTACAAACTAGCCAATGGCAACTGGGACGAACTCAAGGAAGACTTCGCCGACCGTTGCATTGAGCGCATCGCGGAGTTCGCACCGAACTTACCGTCATCAATTCTACATCGCCAGGTGATTTCACCCCTTGATCTGGAGAGAACTTTCGGCCTGACCGGAGGTAACATTTTCCAGGGTGCGATGCCCGCGCATCAATTGTACAACCTGCGTCCCGTCCCCGGTTGGAGCGATTACCGCACACCGATTCGAGGCCTCTATCTCTGCGGAAGTGCCGCTCATCCTGGTGGAGGCGTGATGGGCGCCTGCGGCCGCAATGCCGCGCGCGAGATGCTACGCGAAGTAAAATTCTAA